From the Astatotilapia calliptera chromosome 6, fAstCal1.2, whole genome shotgun sequence genome, one window contains:
- the eri2 gene encoding ERI1 exoribonuclease 2, with amino-acid sequence MTTKKLAKELGLLRQRSKSSVSKKSVVSNQIFSYLIVIDFESTCWREKNNRSQEIIEFPAVLLNTSTGEMESEFHTYVQPQEHPILSDFCTELTGITQMQVEAGIPLHICLSRFSRWLQNLQLEMGVAFANKDQRCSGPSQKLCTFLTWSDWDLGVCLQYECKRKQLHKPDVLNSWIDLRSTYRLFYNRKPKGLNGALQDLGIQFSGREHSGLDDARNTAQLAARMMRDGCIMKVTRSLERTPVMAKPVFGNTACPADKKEKPNENEKKNAVIRSKHSFKIPLKACQKQPCPEEIAQNFATEKNPSSVYKSAQICQSLISPKTLLNGTMAPLLRHGRKSVTAEAAPSLSTSVVTNCVSPQNNNSSLILCSTTVSCFSNLSPPNWASKTEAMLGSTEKEEGAELLVETEERCGSYDDMVLEGDVNEANDECDAEYMSEFDSGSYDWLEQHTSHSAGSRLTLNDDMRESTGKSSKMQKITTDSTSKGQKSHCCILTAMNNRTTTETMHSVTSDIYFAVPKTVNIGKSNQCNTGLRTSLQLHKTSYVPTKNCSIRPNPFVPEKTSTPNTSFARPKPAITQIPKHKDTLRSSFTIYTEPAKQATAPLRPSSHGSVLSSLSTNALPSRADRSIISVRGAQKITSPLCACGRRAKRQVVSNGGPNHGRGFYCCPVRRSGSGGRMEKGCEFFKWESAVMKSASAAAPAVGSSVSLCQLNSTVSHRPAHTSLLRKSY; translated from the exons aTGACCACAAAGAAATTGGCGAA GGAATTAGGATTGTTGAGACAGCGGAGCAAGTCCTCTGTGTCGAAGAAATCTGTGGTATCAA ATCAAATATTTTCTTATCTGATTGTGATCGACTTTGAGTCCACTTgctggagagagaaaaacaaccgCAGCCAAGAAATTA TCGAGTTTCCTGCTGTTCTGCTGAACACGTCCACGGGGGAGATGGAGTCTGAATTTCACACTTATGTTCAACCCCAGGAGCACCCCATCCTGTCTGACTTCTGCACTGAGCTGACTGGGATTACACAG ATGCAGGTTGAAGCAGGGATCCCGCTTCACATCTGTCTCTCGCGGTTCAGCCGTTGGCTCCAAAACCTTCAGCTCGAAATGGGAGTGGCCTTTGCCAACAAAGACCAGAGATGTTCGGGACCGTCTCAAAAGCTGTGTACTTTCCTCACGTGGTCAG ACTGGGATCTTGGAGTTTGTCTGCAGTACGAGTGTAAACGCAAACAGCTTCATAAACCTGATGTTCTCAACAGCTGGATAGACCTGAGAAGCACATACCGG cttttttaCAACAGGAAACCCAAAGGCCTGAATGGAGCTCTTCAGGATCTCGGAATACAGTTTTCGGGCAGAGAACATTCTG gTTTAGATGATGCCCGAAACACAGCTCAGCTGGCAGCAAGAATGATGAGGGATGGGTGCATAATGAAGGTTACTAGGAGCCTGGAGAGG ACCCCGGTGATGGCCAAACCAGTGTTTGGAAACACTGCCTGTCCTgcagacaagaaagaaaaacctaatgagaatgaaaagaaaaatgcagtcATCCGTAGCAAACACTCATTTAAAATTCCCCTCAAAGCTTGTCAAAAACAACCATGTCCCGAGGAGATTGCTCAAAACTTTgccacagagaaaaacccaagcTCCGTTTACAAATCTGCTCAAATCTGTCAAAGCCTGATCTCACCAAAGACTCTTCTGAACGGCACGATGGCGCCGCTGTTGAGGCACGGCAGGAAATCAGTCACAGCAGAGGCTGCCCCTAGCCTTTCCACCTCAGTTGTTACAAACTGTGTTTCTCCCCAGAATAACAATAGCAGTCTTATTCTGTGTTCCACTACCGTGAGCTGCTTTTCAAATCTGTCTCCACCAAACTGGGCCTCAAAAACAGAAGCAATGCTAGGATCCACGGAGAAAGAGGAGGGTGCGGAGCTTTTAGTGGAAACTGAGGAGAGGTGTGGCTCATATGACGACATGGTGTTGGAGGGTGATGTTAATGAAGCAAATGATGAATGTGATGCAGAGTACATGTCTGAGTTTGATAGTGGATCTTATGATTGGTTAGAGCAGCATACTTCACATTCAGCAGGAAGTCGGCTCACTTTGAATGATGATATGAGAGAATCAACTGGAAAGAGCTCTAAAATGCAAAAGATTACCACAGATTCTACCAGTAAAGGTCAAAAATCTCATTGTTGTATCTTAACAGCAATGAACAacagaacaacaacagaaaCGATGCATTCAGTGACCTCAgatatttattttgctgtgcCTAAAACTGTTAACATTGGTAAATCAAATCAGTGCAACACAGGACTTAGAACCTCCCTCCAACTTCACAAAACATCATATGTTCCCACTAAGAACTGTTCGATTAGGCCTAATCCTTTTGTCCCAGAAAAAACCTCCACCCCCAACACGTCCTTTGCCCGGCCCAAACCCGCCATCACACAAATCCCAAAACATAAAGACACTCTGAGATCCTCCTTTACCATCTACACCGAGCCGGCCAAACAAGCTACAGCTCCCTTGCGTCCTTCCTCACACGGCAGTGTTCTCTCCTCTTTGTCAACCAACGCTCTCCCCTCTCGTGCCGACCGTTCCATCATTTCTGTGAGAGGAGCTCAGAAGATCACTTCTCCACTGTGCGCGTGCGGTCGTCGTGCAAAGCGTCAGGTCGTGTCAAACGGCGGTCCAAACCACGGTCGAGGGTTTTATTGCTGCCCAGTCCGCCGATCGGGCAGCGGAGGACGGATGGAGAAAGGGTGCGAGTTTTTTAAGTGGGAGTCGGCCGTGATGAAGAGCGCATCAGCGGCCGCTCCTGCTGTCGGATCCTCTGTTTCACTCTGTCAGCTCAACTCCACTGTGTCCCATCGTCCAGCCCACACGTCACTGCTAAGGAAAAGCTACTGA
- the thumpd1 gene encoding THUMP domain-containing protein 1 → MSAVQNESRKRSKKRFMAGHHSKRWKGSRELEVGMQGILITCNMNERKCTAEALNLLGEYADKLYGLEQLQENTGSSSEEEEAEEDDVDVALKKEVAQLRASETKQERRFQALDSGANNVIFIRTQNIESDKLVHHILSDLHTTKKKKSRVILRMLPVTGTCKAFQEDMVKYLTTFLEPWFKTPSCATYQIAFKARNSNHNKRDEIIKSIAGLVGKMNPKNKVDLTNPELTIIVEVIKTVCCLSVVKDYTLYRKYNVQEVVKDDILKPDVTTAKADADTSDQTEKPDAGETDRRETKGEEDKGTSVSEKGEGDEGEGGGE, encoded by the exons ATGTCAGCCGTGCAAAACGAATCCAGGAAACGGAGCAAGAAGCGCTTTATGGCCGGCCACCACAGCAAGCGGTGGAAGGGCTCCCGGGAGCTGGAGGTGGGCATGCAGGGGATCCTCATCACATGCAACATGAACGAGAGAAAGTGCACGGCGGAGGCCTTGAATCTGCTCGGTGAATACGCAGACAAGCTCTATGGTCTCGAGCAG CTTCAGGAAAATACGGGGAGCAGcagtgaagaagaggaggcTGAAGAAGATGATGTTGATGTTGCCCTGAAGAAAGAAGTGGCCCAGCTGCGAGCATCAGAAACTAAACAGGAGAGGCGCTTCCAGGCTCTCGACAGCGGAGCAAACAACGTGATCTTCATCAGAACTCAGAATATCG aGTCTGATAAACTGGTTCATCATATCCTGTCAGATCTCCATactacaaagaagaaaaagtcacGTGTCATCCTTCGAATGTTGCCA gTAACTGGAACCTGCAAAGCTTTTCAGGAAGACATGGTGAAATATCTGACCACTTTCCTGGAGCCTTGGTTCAAAACTCCAAGCTGTGCTACCTACCAGATTGCGTTCAAGGCTCGCAACAGCAACCACAACAAGCGAGACGAAATCATCAAATCTATCGCAG GCCTTGTGGGGAAGATGAACCCTAAGAACAAAGTGGATTTGACAAACCCTGAACTGACAATCATTGTGGAGGTCATCAAGACAGTGTGTTGCCTCAGTGTGGTAAAAGACTATACGCTGTACAGAAAGTACAACGTTCAGGAAGTGGTGAAAGACGACATATTGAAGCCTGACGTGACCACAGCAAAAGCAGACGCAGACACAAGCGATCAGACGGAGAAACCCGATGCGGGAGAGACTGACAGAAGAGAGACGAAGGGCGAAGAAGATAAGGGCACGAGTGTTTCAGAGAAGGGGGAGGGTGATGAGGGTGAAGGTGGGGGGGAGTGA